ATCTCCGGTAAGCATGACCACTTCTTTTCCGAGGTCATGAAGCTCATTAACAGCATCTTTTGCATGCTCTTTGAGGGTATCGGCAACCGCAATAATCCCTGCTATGTTTTTATCGACCCCAAGAATAATAGCGGTCTTTCCTTCATGTTCTAGTCGTTGGAGAGCCTCCTCGAAAGGTGTAATAGAGATACCTTTGTCTTTCATCAAAGACCTATTTCCCAACAAAATTCTCTTACGGTCAACAGTTGCTTCTAACCCTTTACCGCTTATCGAAATAAAGTTTGCAGGGTCTCGGAGTTTAATCTTTTTTTCTGTAGCTTTTTTGACAATTGCCTCTCCCAACGGATGTTCGCTACGCTTTTCGGCAATAGCCGCATATTCTAAAATTTCTGTTTCAGTAAACCCCTTTGCAGCCACAATATCCGTAACCTCTGGTTCTCCCTTGGTTAATGTTCCTGTTTTATCAAAGACAATGGTTGTAATATCCTGTGCTTTTTGGAGTGCCTCGGCACTTTTAATCAAAATGCCATGCTCAGCGCCCTTACCTGTTCCTACCATAATGGCTGTTGGTGTGGCAAGTCCCAAGGCACAGGGACATGCAATAATAAGTACAGCAACAAAGATCGTTAATGCAAAGGAGAAACTCATGCCCAGAAGCAACCAGATAATAAACGAAACGATTGCGATAACAATGACGGCTGGAACAAAGTACGAAGAAACCTTATCAGCTAATTGCTGGATAGGTGCTTTGCTTCCCTGTGCCTCTTCAACGAGTTTAATAATCTGTGCAAGTGCGGTTTCTGAACCGACTTTTGTTGCTCTGAAGGTAAAGCTTCCCTGTTTGTTGATGGTTGCTCCAATAACCGTATCTCCTTTCTGCTTTTCTACGGGGATGCTCTCTCCGGTAATCATACTCTCATCAACGCTTGAGTGTCCGTCGACGAGTTGTCCGTCTACCGGAATCTTTTGTCCTGGTTTAACGACAACAAGATCTCCTACTTGAACCTGTTCAACAGGAATTTCTATTTCTTTTCCTCCACGCTTGACAATTGCGGTCTTTGCCTGTAATCCCATCAACTTTCTAATTGCCTCAGAGGTTCTTCCTTTTGCAATTGCTTCAAGATATTTTCCCAAGAGGATGAAGGCAATAAGCAAAGCAGCAACCTCATAGTAGAGGTCATGGGGACCATACGTTTGGTTCCCCATCCAAATCATGATGGATATAACTACCGAGTAGAGGTATGCAGTTCCGGTTCCAACAGCAACAAGTGTATCCATGGTTGCTGTTCTGGTGCGATAAGCGCCAAGTAGACCACGAGAATAAAAGAAAGATCCGGCTAACAACACAGGGGTTGCCAAAAGAAATTGGATGAGGGGGAGATTCTCTTCAAGAAACATTGGCAGTTCAATAGGTAAGAGTGGCATAACCATTGCGAGGATCAAGAGGGGAACAGAAAAAAAGGTGGCGGTGAACATCCTTTGTTTAAGATCACGAATTTCTTTCTCCCTAGCTTTTTTTTCCCTGTCTACCGATGCACTTCCTGTACCTTCGTCTACGGGAGTATATCCTAAATCAAGAATCGTCTTTTTGATGAGATCCGGAGAGGTCGTACGTGGGTCATAGGTAATGATTGCTTTCTGCGTAACAAACAATTCTTTTGCAATAACCCCTTTAAGGCGACGTAATGCGCCATCTATGGTACTGACACAGTGAGGATTATCCATGCCAACAATGGTAAGTTTAAGTGTTCTTTGTTTCTCATTACCAATGCTCTTACCCATACCATGAGTACTTGCTTCTGGTACGCTTTCTGAAATGACTTTATAGCCACTTTTCTCAATAGATTTCACAAGCTCTCCTTTCCCTACATTTACAGGATCAAAGGTAACGTAGGCTTTTTCACTTGCAAAATTAACTGCTGCTTTTTTTACACCTTGCATTTTGATGAGATTCTTTTCAATGGTCATCGCACAACTTGCGCAATGCATTCCCTGGAGCGAAAGAATACACGTTATATCTCCTGAATCCTTTACTGGATCTTTTGTTACTGTAGATCCTGTCGTTACCTTTATATTTCTGGTTTTAGAATCTTTCATCATATCCTCCTGTTCTTATAATCAGAAGTGTTGCAATGCCACAGGCATACCGCTTTTTGATTTTCTCACCAGGCATTTTATCTATTTCTTCTTTAGGAATATAGTTGGCTGAGAAGAGCCGAACAAAAGGATAGAACCACCAATGGACGTACCATCGTGGCTTTGTGAGAAGCACGATGATCATAGAGCCTCCTTTCTTTAAATGGCTAAAATACGCTCGCACAACCCGAGAGGGATTCGTAATGTGGGATAATACCCACGTTGTTATAATGACATCATAGTTTCCCTTGAGTGGTTTTTTGGTGAGGTCATGGAAATTGAATTTTATTCTCCTTTGCGACCCATACTTTTTGCGTGCTTGGGAAAGCATCTCCTCAGAAAAATCAATGCCGGTGTACTGTTGAAAAGGAATCTTCTGTTCAAGAAGCCTGCCTGCATTGATGCCAGTTCCACAGCCTAAGTCTAGGATCTGTGTTGTTGGTTTACTCATTTTCTTTACCTGTCGAAGAAATTCTTCCTCTGCCTTTGCAGAAACTATCTTGGTCCATACTCTACGAAAGGGATCATACCATCCAGCATTACTCAGTCCATACATTCGCTTAACATTTGCCTCGTGGCTCATGGCATATTTCTAACCGGCTTATCTTTTTCACTACCTGATTTTTTTGCTACGAATAACCTAAACACGTCAAACAGTGCAAGATTTTTATCTTCTTCAAGATTTAGACCAGCACGAAAGATGTTTGTTTTTGTGTCCCTGACAATTTCAGCTCCAAAGAGCCGTTTGGTGATAGGATTATGAAGATACTCACACCATGCAATGAGCGTATGCTTGCTCAGTACGTGTTCTATCATGATTAATTTTCCTGTTGGTTTTAACACACGGTTAATCTCCTTTAGTCCATTGACCGGATTGGGAACAGAGCAAAAAACACACGAGGTAATAACATAATCAAAGGTGTTCTCGGGAAATTCAAGATGTTCTACGTCCATCTGTAGAAGAGTTACGTTCTTTCTTCCTTCTTTTTGCAGGCGTTGTTTTGCACGTTCCAACATGTTTTGGGCAAAATCAATACCAATGACCTCTGCATTTTGGTGGTAGTACGGAATGTTTTTCCCTGTACCTACACCAACATCCAGGATTTTTCCGTCTAGGTTACTAAAAAAAGCCTTCCGCCATTTCCGAAAGAGAAGGATCTCTCCCCCAGCTTCGAAAAAATCATATAAGGGTGCAATGCGATTGTATCGTTCTTGTGTTGACGCCATCTTCGTTTATTATCCACGCCCTATTTTTCTTTATATTCTCAAAAAATCATAACATTCAAATAAAAAGATTGTACAGCCAGCCAAGGAGGTAGAGGCCAACAAAACCAAAAATAGCAGCTTCAATCATCCCAGTAATTACTCCCTGAATGGTGAGGGAGAAAAACATATGTTGTGATTCCATGATTTCAGCAGCTTCAGTGTACACACCAATGTTCCCCCCAATCCCCAGTAAAAGTACCGTAAGAGCAGCGAGAATTGCACCTGCATAGCCGAGACCGAGTGAATTTATTTTTTCTGACATAAAGGTTTTACCTCTTCTCTTTGTTTATCTTTGACGACAAGCTTATAAATCCATCAAAAAATCAATAATCTTCTCTTTCATAACTTTATCCTTCTTATCCCCTTACTTCCACGTAAATACCCGTTCATTGACGAGTGGAATTCCTGTAATCGTGATGGTAAATGGAGTAATATCTCCTCTATCATCTACAGGAAACACCAAAGTGCCGGATAGGTGATGGCCTTGTAAACTTGGAGCTTCTGTAGGAGCTATAGTCTTTCCATTATAACTAAGTTTTGTTATTGCACGCAAATCAAACTTGCTTAGATCAACTGAATGGGTGTTGGCAGCAAGGTCCACGCGAAGTTTACCCTCTTTTACCGGGTAGGGAACAAGGTCAATGGCAACATCTCCGGTTTCAGTTGTTCCGGTTGAGACCGTTGCAAATGGTGTGCTTTCCTTTCCGGTTATTTGGTTTTGATTATTTTGGGAAGGATTTGGAGTTATACCCGGGGATATCTTTGCTCCATTATTTTCTGATTGGCCAAAGGCTCCATCAGCAACCATACTGAAAATCGTGTAACCCAGAGC
The nucleotide sequence above comes from Candidatus Woesearchaeota archaeon. Encoded proteins:
- a CDS encoding methyltransferase domain-containing protein; amino-acid sequence: MASTQERYNRIAPLYDFFEAGGEILLFRKWRKAFFSNLDGKILDVGVGTGKNIPYYHQNAEVIGIDFAQNMLERAKQRLQKEGRKNVTLLQMDVEHLEFPENTFDYVITSCVFCSVPNPVNGLKEINRVLKPTGKLIMIEHVLSKHTLIAWCEYLHNPITKRLFGAEIVRDTKTNIFRAGLNLEEDKNLALFDVFRLFVAKKSGSEKDKPVRNMP
- a CDS encoding class I SAM-dependent methyltransferase, whose amino-acid sequence is MSHEANVKRMYGLSNAGWYDPFRRVWTKIVSAKAEEEFLRQVKKMSKPTTQILDLGCGTGINAGRLLEQKIPFQQYTGIDFSEEMLSQARKKYGSQRRIKFNFHDLTKKPLKGNYDVIITTWVLSHITNPSRVVRAYFSHLKKGGSMIIVLLTKPRWYVHWWFYPFVRLFSANYIPKEEIDKMPGEKIKKRYACGIATLLIIRTGGYDERF
- a CDS encoding copper-translocating P-type ATPase, encoding MKDSKTRNIKVTTGSTVTKDPVKDSGDITCILSLQGMHCASCAMTIEKNLIKMQGVKKAAVNFASEKAYVTFDPVNVGKGELVKSIEKSGYKVISESVPEASTHGMGKSIGNEKQRTLKLTIVGMDNPHCVSTIDGALRRLKGVIAKELFVTQKAIITYDPRTTSPDLIKKTILDLGYTPVDEGTGSASVDREKKAREKEIRDLKQRMFTATFFSVPLLILAMVMPLLPIELPMFLEENLPLIQFLLATPVLLAGSFFYSRGLLGAYRTRTATMDTLVAVGTGTAYLYSVVISIMIWMGNQTYGPHDLYYEVAALLIAFILLGKYLEAIAKGRTSEAIRKLMGLQAKTAIVKRGGKEIEIPVEQVQVGDLVVVKPGQKIPVDGQLVDGHSSVDESMITGESIPVEKQKGDTVIGATINKQGSFTFRATKVGSETALAQIIKLVEEAQGSKAPIQQLADKVSSYFVPAVIVIAIVSFIIWLLLGMSFSFALTIFVAVLIIACPCALGLATPTAIMVGTGKGAEHGILIKSAEALQKAQDITTIVFDKTGTLTKGEPEVTDIVAAKGFTETEILEYAAIAEKRSEHPLGEAIVKKATEKKIKLRDPANFISISGKGLEATVDRKRILLGNRSLMKDKGISITPFEEALQRLEHEGKTAIILGVDKNIAGIIAVADTLKEHAKDAVNELHDLGKEVVMLTGDNTRTAQAIAKNVGIDRVLAEVLPEEKVEEIKRLQKEGKRVAMVGDGINDAPALAQAHIGIAIGSGTDIAIESGDIVLIKEDLRDVAKAMALSKYTMRKIRQNLFWAFFYNVLGIPIAAGILYPFTGWLLSPIIAGAAMAFSSVSVVSNALVMRRWRL